The Gemmatimonadaceae bacterium DNA segment ACGATCAGCGTCTCGCCCACGCTCTTGAAGTTGAAGTAGAGCAGCAGGAAGATGAGTGCCAGCGTGGCCGGGATGACGAGCTTCATCGTCTCCTTGGCCCGCTGCATGTACTCGTACTGTCCGCTCCACACGATGGAGTAGCCCGGTGGCATCTTGACGCGCGCCGCCACCTCGCGCTGCGCGTCGGCGACGTAGCCGCCGATGTCGCGGCCCGCGACGTCGACGTACACCCACGCGGTGGGCATCGCGCCTTCGGTGCGCACGACCATCGGGCCCGCCACCGAGCGAATGGTGGCGATCTGGCCCAGCGGGACCTGTGCGTCATTCCCGCTCAGCGCAGAGCCGCCCCCGCCCATGCCGCCCATGCCACTGGCCGAACTGGCGCCGGATGCGGCATGAGAGACCGGCACCAGCACCGACGCCAGGCGCTCCGGCGTGTCACGCAGTTCCTGCGGGTAGCGAATGCGCACCCCGAAACGCTGCCGGCCCTCGACCGTCTGCGTGATGGTCATGCCACCGATGGCCGTGGCGATGACCGCTTGCACGTCGCCCACATTGAGGCCGTGGCGCGCTGCCGCCTGTCGATCGATATCGATATCGAGGTAGTAACCGCTGACGGCACGTTCAGCGAACGCACTACGTGTGCCGGGCACCATCTGCACGGCGCGCTCGACTTCTCGGCCGATGCGCTCCAACTCGGCGAGATCCGGTCCGAACACCTTGATGCCCACGGGCGTTCGGATGCCGGTGGCGAGCATGTCAATGCGCCCCTTGATCGGCATCGTCCACGCATTCGTCACGCCAGGCAACCGGACGGCCGAGTCCATCGCCGCCACGAGACCGTCGTAGGTCATGCCGGGTCGCCACTCGTCCTGCGGCTTCAGCGTGATGGTGGTTTCGAACATGTCGAGTCCGGCGGGATCGGTGGCGGTGTTCGCACGGCCGCCCTTGCCCCACACGTGATCGACCTCGGGGAACTGTTTCAGGATCTTGTCCTGAATCCGCAGAATCTCGCGGGCACGCGCGACACTGACGCCCGGCAGCGTCGTCGGCATGTAGAGGATCGTGCCCTCACCGAGCGGCGGCATGAACTCACTGCCGATGCGCGTCCACGGGACCCACGTCAGGATCACCACGGCGACCGACGTGGCGATGACCGGCCACCGGTGCTTCAGCACGAAGGTGATCATCGGCCGATACCAGCGGATGAGCACGCGGTTCACGGGGTTGGCCGACTCGCGGAAGATCCGTCCGCGAACGAAGAGTCCCATCGTCACCGGCACCAGCGTGACCGAGAGAAGGCTCGACGCGGCCATGGCGAACGTCTTCGTGAACGCCAGCGGATGGAAGAGTCGCCCTTCCTGGCCTTCGAGCGCGAAGACCGGCAGGAACGAGACCGTGATGATGAGCAGCGAGAAGAAGAGGGCAGGTCCCACTTCCTGCGCGGCCTCGATGACGACGCGCCACCGCTCCCGGGTTGACAGGATGTTCGTATCGAGCCAGCGCGACTCCGCGACGTCGACGCCGGCAGCGCGTTCCTTCTCGGTAATCGCGCGCTCCAGATGCTTATGCAGGTTCTCGATCATCACGATCGCCGCATCAATCATCGCACCGATGGCGATGGCGATGCCGCCGAGCGACATGATGTCCGCGCCCACGCGCACCCCGCGCATCGCGACAAACGCCATGAGAATCCCGATCGGCAGCGTGAGAATCGCGACGAGCGCCGAGCGGGCGTGCAACAGGAAGATGATACAGACGAGCGCCACCACGAGGCTTTCCTCGAGCAGCTTGCCGCGCAATGTCTCGATGGCGCGCTGGATCAGGTCACTGCGGTCGTACACCGGCCGGATGACAACGCCCGGCGGCAGCCCGGGGGCGATCTGCTGCAGTCGTTCCTTCACCCGCTCGATCGTAGTCAGCGCGTTCTGGCCGAACCGCATAATGACGATCGCACCGACCGCATCGCCGCGGCCGTCAAGCTCGGCCACACCGCGTCGCACTGCAGGACCCACGTTCACGCGTCCGAGTTCGGCCACGCGAATCGGCGTGCCGGCGGCGGTCGCTCCGACCACGACATTCTCGATGTCGTTGATCGACTTCAGATAGCCAAGCCCACGCACCATGTACTCACGCTCCGACAACTCGACCACCATCGCGCCGACGTCCGCATTGGCGTTCTGGATGGCCTGCATCACGCGCGTGACGGGAATGCGATACGCAAGCAGCTTTGCCGGATCAATGTCGATCTGATACTGCTTCTCGAACCCGCCGATCGTCGCGACCTCCGACACGCCGGGCACCGACGTGAGCTGATACCGTAGGTACCAGTCCTGCAGTGAGCGCAGGTCGGCGAGGCTCATCTTGCCCGTCGTGTCCTCGAGTGCGTACTGGTAGACCCAGCCGAGGCCCGTGGCATCCGGGCCGAGTGTCGGCGACACACTCGCCGGCAATCGCCCCTTCAGTCCGTTCAGGTACTCGAGCACCCGGCTGCGCGCCCAGTACAGGTCGGTACCATCGTCGAAGATGATGTAGACGAAGGAGATGCCGAAGTACGAGTAGCCGCGCACCGTCCGCGCTCCGGGTACCTTGAGCATTTCCGCCGCAATTGGATACGTGACCTGGTCCTCGACGATGCGCGGTGCCTGCTCGTTGTATTCGGCTTGAACGATGACCTGCACGTCGCTGAGGTCGGGCAACGCTTCCAGGGGCGTACGGCGGACCGCGATGACGCCCGCCAACATGGCGGCCACGGTGAACAACACGACGAGGAACTTGTTGCTCGCCGACCACGCAATGACTTGCTTGAGCATGGACGGGTTCCTCAGTCGTTGGGGTGCTTCATGCCAGCCATGGGCGGCATGGTATCCGGCTTTCCTGCCTTCGGCGGTTTCACGTTCTTCCTTGGCGCAGCCGGCATCTCCATCCCGGGCATGTCATGTGCCATCGCTGGTACTTTCGGCACCGGTTTCGCCGACGCGGGGACCTTCTGCATCGGCATATCCATGCCCTTCATGTTGTCTTTCGAATGGTCCGCTTTCGGTTCTTCTGGCTTCGCGCCCGCGCCGGCCGGCGCCGACATGTCCATGCCCGGCATGCCCGCCATCCCGCCGAGCATCGAGCCGAGGTTCGACTCCGCGTCGACCAGGAAGGTGGCCGACGCCACAACCTTCTCGCCCATCCGCAGGCCGGACTTCACCTCTACGCGGTCGTCGGTGGCCAAGCCACGTACGATGTCCCGCGGCTCGAGCATGCCATCGGCGCGCTGCACGAAAACGAGATCGCGGCGACCGGTCGAAAGAACGGCAGACCGCGGCACGTGCAGCACGGACACGCCGCCCATCGTGCGAATAAGGATGGTGGCGTACATGCCAGGCTTCAGTGCGGCAGTGGCGTTCTCCAACTCCACGCGCACGCGGACCGTGCGCGTTTCGCTGCTCACCGTGGGTTGTACGAAAACGATGCGTCCCCGGCGCACCTGGCCTGGTAGCGCCTGCAACTCCACGTCGACCCATTCGCCGACGTGCACCAACGGCAGGTCCTTCTCGAACACCTCGCCTTCGACCCACACGACGGAGAGATCGGCGAGCCGGAAGAGTGCGTCGCCCGCCATCATCCGCTGGCCTTGCACGACCAGCTTGTCCACCACCACCCCGCCGTAGGGCGCGCGGATCATCAGGGACTTCTGCGCCTCGCCCGTGCGTTCCACGCGCTCCACCTCGGCCGCGGGCACATCCCAGTTGAGCAACCGTTGGCGCGCCGCATGCAGGAGCGACTGCGCGTTGGCCACCGTCACGGCGTCCTTGCCGGCGACGTCGCGCGCCAACTTCGCAGAGATCACGAGTTCTTCCTCTGCACTCAATAGCATCGGGGCGTACACGGCCACCAGCGGCTCCCCTGCCTGGACATCACGTCCCGTGTAGTCCACGTACAACCGGTCGACCCAGCCATCGAACTTGAGCGTCACGCTGCGGACCCGTGTTTCGTCGACGGTGACTTGGGCGACGGTGCGCACCTCGGGATTCAGCGCGCTGTGCTCCACGGTTGCGTACGTGACGCCGATTCGCTGCGCCTGTTCCGCCGTCAGCATCACCGGCTGCGCCGCGTCCGCCGCCGCCGCGGCGCCGTGGTTGTGCCCAGCGGCGGCTGCTTCGGGCGATGGACCGCGCGCCGCATAGCGCGCGACGAGCACCGCGCCCACGATAACGACAACCCCGAACGCCAGAGTGCCAAACCGTCCGCCGAGCCCGCGAGTTCGCTTGTCGAACTCTGACCCCGTGGCGGTGGTCTTCGAAGTGTCCTGTGGTTCGTCGCGCATTATCGGTTTCCTCCCGGCGTCGCACGGCCGGCATTGGGGTCAAAGAGTTCGCGGCCAAGCAACATCTCCAGGTCGGCCAGGGCCATGCCTTCGGCGGCGTCCAGCGACGCCAGTTCCTGCTCGTAGCGATTGACGGTGGCCTGGTTATCCAGCAAGGTCATGAGGTTCACGCGGCCCACGCGGTACGCCGCCAACGAGGCGGTGACGGCAGCTCGGGCCTGCGGCAGCACCGATGCCAGATACAGAGACCGGAGGTTCCGTGCGCGGGTCCATTCCGCGTATGCCTCGCCGACTTTCGCGCGCGTTTCCGCCTTCATGGCGGCCAAGTCGGCGGCGGCCATCGCCCGCATCGCGCCGGTCTCGTCGCGCATACGGTACTGTCGGCTCTTCGCGAAAATCGGCACGCTGGCCCCCAGCATCAGGCTGCCCATCCGTTCGACGCCGCTCATGCCACCGCGCTGTCCGTACTGCACGCCGACCTGCAGGTCCGGCCAGATTTCGCGGGTGGCCAGCCGAGCATCCGCCTCTGCCGCGCGCAGGTCGGCCTCGCCGGCTTGCACCATCGGGCGCACCGTCGCGGCTTGCCCGATCAGGCTATCGAGCGAGGGCAGGCGATCCGGATACGCCGGCAACACGGCCGTCGCCGTGGAATCGACCGGCTGGTTGAGCAACCCACCGAGCCGCGCAAGATTGACGGCCCGCATGGCCCGCATGGCCGTGATGTCCTCGGTCATGCGACTGACTTCTACTCGCGCCTTCAGGACATCAGCCTGCGCTGTCTCACCCACGCGATACATCGCCTCCGACGTCGAGGCCACGTCTTCCATCAATCGGCGCGTACCGAGGGCGATCTCGATGCTGCGTTCGGTGCGATACACCTCATAGAAGGCGGCTGCGACCTGGCTGCGCACCTCCCACCGGAGATCCAGCGCGCGCGCGCGCGTTCCGCCGACTCGCGCCTCGGCCGCCGCACCCGCCAATCCGAGCTTTCCCGCCGTCGGTACCATCTGCATGACCTGCAGTTGTGTCATGCCGAGCGGATCCATGGGACCGAGGCCTGGCAGCGCGCGGTTCATGAAGCCGAGCTGCACCTGCGGATCGGGGGGCCGTCGGGTGCCCGGTACGCGCGCCGCAGCAGCCGACACCAGCGCATTCGCTGCGGTGATTCGTGGATTGAGGCGATCCGCGGTTGCGAACAGCGCGCCGAGCGTGAGGCCGCGAGGCGGCGACGACGGCACCTGTGCAACTAATGGAATGGCGCGCGCGGCGACCCCGGCGAGCGCGGCGAGCCACGGACGGAGCCAACGGAATCGCGTACGACCGTATCGCGCGGCGTACGAACCTGTGAAGGAGCGCTCCATGCCGACACGCGGCACGGGCCAAGTCTGTGGGAACACGAGCAACCTCGAGAGACGGAGAGGGAGCCACGCGGCGAACGACTCGCCGACGGGCAGACCGCACGGTCAGGGATCGACGTCGAGCGTCGATCTACGAGACTCAGGCTCTCGGAGGTGGTGTGTCAAGCGCGCGCGCCCACGCCGCTGGCGGCGCGCCGTTCCCGCGCGGGGCCAATGAGGTGAATGCGCGCGGCATTAGGGCGCTCACGACAGGCGCGACGACAGCCGGGGGAGCCGACGTCGTGCAACCCATACCTGTCGGACAGGACGGGCAGGAGGGTGACGTGCCATCGGGGGCCGTGCAGCAATCGACGCCACCGACCGTCGTCGATCCTGCATTGATTGCCGGCGCCTGCATCGGCGCGGGTGCGGAGGCGTGGTGCACGTCGGCCATCGCGTGATGACGCATGGACGCCGCGTCGGGGGTCGCGTGACGGACCGCCGTGCCCACCGACGCGCGGGGAGCCGTGGGGACACGCTGGGCCGAGCCGGCAGCGTGCTCGCATGACTGGGCGTCGAGCGACAGCGCCGACGCCGTGATGGCCAGGACGGCAGCGGCGACGGAGCGCCAACCCGAGACCAGCCAGTGCGGGGTCAACGGAGCCCCCACTGCCACGTGGCGGAGAGAGACGCGGCCGGGGCCGTCGGCGTCAGACCCACGCCCGCCATGGCAGTAATCGACTGGCGATTCGCAAATCGATAGCTCCAGCCAGCCGCGACCTGCACTGGACCCTCCGAACCGTCGACGAAGGGCGTCGCCGCGATCACTGAACCGTACAGAGTCTGCCCAGCAGACCCGAGCGGACGAGCCACGGTAACTGTACCGCTCGTGACGTCACGGTACGGATCGCCCGACCGCCGTCCGACGTGCCAGTACCCGACATCGGCGAGCACCGAGAAGGTCGTGAAGTGCCGAGCGACTGTCGCTCCGACGGCTTCGTCCCAGCGACCGGTGCCAAAGCCGTCTTTGGCGCTGGCGAAGGGAACCTTGACGGCGGAATAAAGGGAAAGACTCTGCGAGGCCGCTGTCGATCCCAACACTGCCACGTCCGCGCGCAGTAGCGGATCGCCGTGGCCGGCGTGGCCCGTCATGCCGGATCCGCCGTTGTTCATCCCAGCCATCCCGAGGCGGCCCATCATGCCGTTATAAGCCGATCCGCTCGCAGAGCCACTCTGCTCGGTGTGCGCCGCGCCGCCCACCGGTAGCATGCCCGCACCAACCGTGCGAACTGTCGCCGCATCCTGGAAGATGTACGGCACCGTTGCCCACCAACGCCAACGCCCGACGGTCGCCATCGCACCCACTGCAAAGTTCGCCGTGCTCACCGCGCGGTCGCCACCATAACGACCGGCGGTGAACTGGGAGCCGCCAAACACGGCGAAGGAGTCCT contains these protein-coding regions:
- a CDS encoding efflux RND transporter periplasmic adaptor subunit produces the protein MGAVLVARYAARGPSPEAAAAGHNHGAAAAADAAQPVMLTAEQAQRIGVTYATVEHSALNPEVRTVAQVTVDETRVRSVTLKFDGWVDRLYVDYTGRDVQAGEPLVAVYAPMLLSAEEELVISAKLARDVAGKDAVTVANAQSLLHAARQRLLNWDVPAAEVERVERTGEAQKSLMIRAPYGGVVVDKLVVQGQRMMAGDALFRLADLSVVWVEGEVFEKDLPLVHVGEWVDVELQALPGQVRRGRIVFVQPTVSSETRTVRVRVELENATAALKPGMYATILIRTMGGVSVLHVPRSAVLSTGRRDLVFVQRADGMLEPRDIVRGLATDDRVEVKSGLRMGEKVVASATFLVDAESNLGSMLGGMAGMPGMDMSAPAGAGAKPEEPKADHSKDNMKGMDMPMQKVPASAKPVPKVPAMAHDMPGMEMPAAPRKNVKPPKAGKPDTMPPMAGMKHPND
- a CDS encoding TolC family protein; its protein translation is MERSFTGSYAARYGRTRFRWLRPWLAALAGVAARAIPLVAQVPSSPPRGLTLGALFATADRLNPRITAANALVSAAAARVPGTRRPPDPQVQLGFMNRALPGLGPMDPLGMTQLQVMQMVPTAGKLGLAGAAAEARVGGTRARALDLRWEVRSQVAAAFYEVYRTERSIEIALGTRRLMEDVASTSEAMYRVGETAQADVLKARVEVSRMTEDITAMRAMRAVNLARLGGLLNQPVDSTATAVLPAYPDRLPSLDSLIGQAATVRPMVQAGEADLRAAEADARLATREIWPDLQVGVQYGQRGGMSGVERMGSLMLGASVPIFAKSRQYRMRDETGAMRAMAAADLAAMKAETRAKVGEAYAEWTRARNLRSLYLASVLPQARAAVTASLAAYRVGRVNLMTLLDNQATVNRYEQELASLDAAEGMALADLEMLLGRELFDPNAGRATPGGNR
- a CDS encoding CusA/CzcA family heavy metal efflux RND transporter translates to MLKQVIAWSASNKFLVVLFTVAAMLAGVIAVRRTPLEALPDLSDVQVIVQAEYNEQAPRIVEDQVTYPIAAEMLKVPGARTVRGYSYFGISFVYIIFDDGTDLYWARSRVLEYLNGLKGRLPASVSPTLGPDATGLGWVYQYALEDTTGKMSLADLRSLQDWYLRYQLTSVPGVSEVATIGGFEKQYQIDIDPAKLLAYRIPVTRVMQAIQNANADVGAMVVELSEREYMVRGLGYLKSINDIENVVVGATAAGTPIRVAELGRVNVGPAVRRGVAELDGRGDAVGAIVIMRFGQNALTTIERVKERLQQIAPGLPPGVVIRPVYDRSDLIQRAIETLRGKLLEESLVVALVCIIFLLHARSALVAILTLPIGILMAFVAMRGVRVGADIMSLGGIAIAIGAMIDAAIVMIENLHKHLERAITEKERAAGVDVAESRWLDTNILSTRERWRVVIEAAQEVGPALFFSLLIITVSFLPVFALEGQEGRLFHPLAFTKTFAMAASSLLSVTLVPVTMGLFVRGRIFRESANPVNRVLIRWYRPMITFVLKHRWPVIATSVAVVILTWVPWTRIGSEFMPPLGEGTILYMPTTLPGVSVARAREILRIQDKILKQFPEVDHVWGKGGRANTATDPAGLDMFETTITLKPQDEWRPGMTYDGLVAAMDSAVRLPGVTNAWTMPIKGRIDMLATGIRTPVGIKVFGPDLAELERIGREVERAVQMVPGTRSAFAERAVSGYYLDIDIDRQAAARHGLNVGDVQAVIATAIGGMTITQTVEGRQRFGVRIRYPQELRDTPERLASVLVPVSHAASGASSASGMGGMGGGGSALSGNDAQVPLGQIATIRSVAGPMVVRTEGAMPTAWVYVDVAGRDIGGYVADAQREVAARVKMPPGYSIVWSGQYEYMQRAKETMKLVIPATLALIFLLLYFNFKSVGETLIVMLSLPFALVGGIWFLWALSFNWSVAVAIGFIALAGVAAETGVVMLIYLDHAWASRSANGKSPTMHDLYDAVMEGAVERVRPKMMTVTAIMAGLLPILWGNGAGASVMRRIAAPMIGGMISSTVLTLLVIPAIYSLWKERSRATQPVLAAADGPTHAAPSPNT